Proteins found in one Longimicrobium sp. genomic segment:
- a CDS encoding cytochrome P450 translates to MSNLDNPTHPGMAALVSAYQAPHSLYDQARASDGIAFDPVAKCWVVTDHRAVRTILEDRRFTSDLRFAGGGKGAPGRRPFIQVAVQRQIIFSDGPEQNSAQRVILQEAQRKMQELSPWIRELAKGLLEPLPARGAFDLVADFSLPYALQTICKVFGIPSDDPVRMAELAQWSTVLADLTSGHLNVRIQDVTLFADYFRKMVDVRRTAPSDDLVSSFLKADTFENEDDLVINCMGTFAAGRMTTQKLLGDGVPLLFPQWAAWREMVTANPATSRRLAEEMLRIVTPTRYLGRHAIEDVDLSEEWGPGHLIRTGERVILFLEAANRDPARFPEPHELKGERQPNPHLAFGHGPHRCPGASIARAEIQIALETLLATFETLAPNPSAPPEWDPNPNLGGYRSYPVLGS, encoded by the coding sequence GTGTCCAACCTCGACAATCCCACTCACCCGGGCATGGCCGCCCTGGTGAGCGCCTACCAGGCTCCGCACTCGCTCTACGACCAGGCGAGAGCCAGCGACGGGATCGCGTTCGACCCGGTCGCCAAGTGCTGGGTGGTCACCGACCACCGGGCCGTGCGGACCATTCTCGAGGACCGGCGCTTCACCTCCGACCTGCGCTTCGCGGGCGGGGGGAAGGGCGCGCCGGGCCGGCGGCCGTTCATCCAGGTGGCGGTGCAGAGGCAGATCATCTTTTCTGACGGGCCCGAGCAGAACAGTGCCCAGCGGGTGATCCTGCAGGAGGCCCAGCGCAAGATGCAGGAGCTGTCCCCCTGGATCCGCGAGCTCGCGAAGGGATTGCTGGAGCCGCTGCCGGCGCGTGGCGCGTTCGACCTGGTGGCCGATTTTTCCCTGCCGTACGCGCTGCAGACCATCTGCAAGGTGTTCGGCATCCCGAGCGACGACCCGGTCCGGATGGCCGAGCTGGCGCAATGGTCCACGGTGCTGGCAGACCTCACCAGCGGCCACCTGAACGTGCGGATCCAGGACGTCACGCTCTTCGCGGACTACTTCCGCAAGATGGTCGACGTGCGCCGCACCGCGCCGTCCGACGACCTGGTCAGCTCGTTCCTGAAGGCGGATACCTTCGAGAACGAAGACGATCTCGTCATCAACTGCATGGGCACCTTCGCCGCCGGCCGGATGACCACGCAGAAGCTGCTGGGCGATGGCGTGCCGCTGCTCTTTCCGCAGTGGGCCGCCTGGCGGGAGATGGTGACGGCGAACCCGGCGACGAGCCGCCGGCTGGCCGAAGAAATGTTGCGGATCGTGACGCCCACCCGCTACCTGGGGCGGCACGCCATCGAGGACGTGGACCTTTCGGAGGAGTGGGGTCCCGGCCACCTGATCCGCACGGGGGAGCGGGTCATCCTGTTCCTGGAGGCCGCCAACCGCGATCCCGCCCGCTTCCCCGAGCCGCACGAGCTGAAGGGCGAGCGGCAGCCGAACCCGCACCTGGCGTTCGGCCACGGGCCGCACCGCTGCCCCGGCGCGAGCATCGCGCGCGCGGAAATCCAGATCGCGCTGGAAACGCTGCTCGCGACCTTCGAAACGCTCGCTCCCAATCCGTCCGCGCCGCCGGAGTGGGATCCCAACCCCAACCTGGGCGGCTACCGTTCGTACCCGGTCCTGGGCAGCTGA
- a CDS encoding Gfo/Idh/MocA family protein, translating to MTETTLTAPPLPADLHLSNATLPPRGLGAVIVGLGRAGLGLHIPVLEKILRDRTADSPFGAVVGLVDPAGVGIKRALHRLEYDYGYDPRPISFATSLAELTGVDPDQTVVHICTPADDHASTLRAATDAGFRRIIVEKPCAANTAEVDEMRRIADRTGASIGVINPYLYSRSIASCRDKILEVGQAPHYLEFEMSKPRITPTLAGRSKPESVMDVEMPHQIAAALHLTGASRYRLLRAEVRHMHYREIDSEPCQVVPNMGIGVVVLELDECIAVLVSSLDALTRTRVLKLRFPNAEHIEAFLPVTGDDHTSVIMEYSGRNTDGSTEQTRVAKLPDDMLARCLFDMYSRFATDSPQLSDLTFNRKVVDVMDKAKAFARIRR from the coding sequence GTGACTGAGACGACGCTTACGGCCCCGCCGCTGCCAGCCGACCTCCACCTGTCGAATGCGACCCTGCCTCCCAGGGGGCTCGGTGCAGTGATCGTCGGCCTGGGACGCGCGGGGCTGGGCCTGCACATTCCCGTCCTGGAAAAGATCCTCCGCGACCGCACCGCCGATTCGCCCTTCGGAGCCGTCGTGGGTCTCGTGGACCCCGCGGGCGTGGGAATCAAGCGCGCGCTGCACCGCCTGGAATACGACTACGGATACGACCCGCGGCCGATCAGCTTCGCGACCTCGCTCGCCGAGCTCACCGGCGTGGACCCGGACCAGACGGTGGTGCACATCTGCACCCCGGCCGACGATCACGCATCGACGCTGCGCGCCGCGACCGACGCGGGGTTCCGGCGGATCATCGTCGAAAAGCCGTGCGCCGCCAACACCGCCGAGGTAGACGAGATGCGGCGGATCGCCGACCGCACGGGTGCCAGCATCGGCGTCATCAATCCCTACCTGTACAGCCGGTCCATCGCCAGCTGCAGGGACAAGATCCTGGAAGTGGGGCAGGCGCCGCACTACCTGGAGTTCGAGATGTCGAAGCCGCGGATCACGCCGACGCTGGCCGGGCGCTCCAAGCCGGAATCGGTGATGGACGTGGAGATGCCACACCAGATCGCCGCGGCGCTGCACCTTACCGGGGCGTCGCGCTACCGGCTGCTTCGCGCCGAAGTGCGGCACATGCACTACCGGGAGATCGACAGCGAGCCGTGCCAGGTGGTGCCGAACATGGGGATCGGCGTGGTCGTCCTGGAGCTGGACGAGTGCATCGCGGTGCTCGTCTCCTCGCTGGATGCGCTGACGCGCACGCGGGTGCTGAAGCTGCGCTTTCCGAACGCGGAGCACATCGAGGCGTTCCTGCCCGTGACGGGAGACGACCATACCAGCGTGATCATGGAGTACTCCGGCCGCAACACCGACGGGTCCACGGAGCAGACGCGGGTCGCCAAGCTCCCCGACGACATGCTCGCGCGGTGCCTCTTCGACATGTACTCGCGCTTCGCCACCGATTCTCCGCAGCTCAGCGACCTCACCTTCAACCGGAAGGTGGTGGACGTGATGGACAAGGCGAAGGCGTTCGCGCGCATCCGCAGGTAG